From one Parambassis ranga chromosome 5, fParRan2.1, whole genome shotgun sequence genomic stretch:
- the LOC114435417 gene encoding Fc receptor-like protein 5: MGHTLLCVLDLFCSMKASVILEEGWTEIFFGERITLRCDIQGAEGTQWTYDWRRDKSNLYSTDSKFNTVYGSDSGKYSCRGRSNKLTTEWSEAIRWTVSDRPRASLRADKTVIPAGGSITLTCSVDVSSGWKYYWNRRTSVYSGVQPINDQSDTVSVSEKFVWSAVNPDRVQHFTSESVSLTCEGNSAEWRVRKFSDEGHLPSCSNWRTMTGSTCNIKSTSHSDIGVYWCESASGEFSNTVNITVHDTDIVLVSPVHPVTEGDSVILGCRLRGQNKLSNVFFYHNNKRVQSDTRGELNISAVSESHEGFYRCEHSGKKSPQSWMSVTFVSMRQSEELKALEMTTAHAGSRGERLWDNKGGSGCESRPQSDVSVYETIKEPENTEHGESSDVAYSLIQLKNVTKKGKKQKPVESCVYSDVKIRSSAGTRRYNNC; encoded by the exons atggggcacactttgctctgtgtgctggacttattct gttccatgaaggcctctgtgatcctggaaGAAGGCTGGACTGAGATATTCTTTGGTGAGaggatcaccctcagatgtgacattcagggagctgaaggaactcagtggacgtatgacTGGAGACGAGACAAGTCAAACCTTTATTCAACAGACAGTAAATTCAACACAGTTTATGGGTCTGACAGTGGAAAATACAGCTGTCGGGGTAGAAGCAACAagttaacaacagagtggagtgaagccatcagatggactgtatcag atagacctcgggcctcactgagagcagacaagacagtcataccagcagggggcagcataacactgacctgctctgtggacgtctcttcagggtggaagtactactggaaCAGACGTACCTCAGTGTATTCTGGAGTTCaaccaataaatgatcaatcagacactgtcagtgtttcaga aaagtttgtctggtctgcag tgaatcctgacagagtccaacacttcacctctgagtctgtctcactgacctgtgagggaaactctgctgagtggagagtgaggaagttctctgatgaaggaCATCTGCCATCCTGTTCTAACTGGAGAACAATgactggatccacatgtaacatcAAGTCCACATCACACTCTGATAttggtgtgtactggtgtgagtctgcatcaggagagttcagcaacacagtcaacatcacTGTACATG atacagacattgtCCTGGTGAGTCCTGTTCACCCtgtgactgaaggagactctgttattcttggctgcagactgagaggacaaaacaaactttccaatgtgtttttctatcatAATAACAAACGTGTTCAAAGTGataccagaggggagctgaatatctctgcagtgtcagagtcacatgaaggtttctacaggtgtgaacattcaggaaagaagtcacctcagagctggatgtca GTGACCTTTGTGTCTATGAGAcaatcagaggagctgaaggctcTGGAAATG accacagctcatgccGGTAGCAGGGGGGAGAGGCTGTGGGACAACAAGGGAGGCAGCGGCTGCGAGTCCCGACCGCAAa GTGATGTGTCCGTCTATGAAACAATCAAagagcctgaaaacacagaacatg GTGAATCCAGTGACGTCGCATATTCTTTGATTCAACTTAAAAACGTGACTAAGAAAG ggaagaagcagaaaccagtggagagctgtgtttactcAGACGTGAAGATAAGATCATCTGCAGGTACACGGCGTTACAACAActgttaa